In Methanosphaera sp. ISO3-F5, a genomic segment contains:
- a CDS encoding queuosine precursor transporter, whose product MNQNQYNKTEVYALLTGIATASLIISNILAFKTFTMLDIVLPTAVIIFPVIYIVNDVLAETYGFQKARQVILLGFIMNFLAVILYNIAIILPAPVFFEGAEAFQMVLSNSLRVLVASFSAYLIGSLVNAYVMVYLKKKFDKYLFARCILSTICGEGLDAIIFITIAFIGTMPIGVLLTMIIAQAAFKTVYEIIVYPLTKMIISKIRSLPEN is encoded by the coding sequence ATGAATCAAAATCAGTATAATAAAACAGAAGTATATGCATTACTTACAGGCATAGCAACTGCAAGTCTGATAATAAGTAACATTTTAGCCTTTAAAACTTTCACAATGCTTGATATAGTATTGCCTACTGCAGTAATAATATTTCCCGTAATATACATAGTTAATGATGTACTTGCAGAAACATATGGATTTCAGAAAGCTAGACAAGTAATTCTTCTAGGATTTATAATGAATTTCCTAGCAGTAATATTATACAATATTGCCATAATATTGCCCGCACCAGTATTTTTTGAAGGAGCAGAAGCATTTCAAATGGTGTTAAGTAATAGTTTAAGAGTACTGGTAGCTAGCTTTTCAGCATATCTTATTGGAAGCTTAGTAAATGCTTACGTAATGGTATACCTTAAGAAAAAATTTGACAAATACCTCTTTGCACGTTGTATACTATCAACAATATGTGGGGAAGGATTAGATGCAATAATATTCATAACAATAGCATTTATTGGTACAATGCCAATAGGAGTCCTATTAACCATGATAATAGCTCAAGCAGCTTTTAAAACAGTATATGAAATAATTGTTTATCCATTAACCAAAATGATTATAAGCAAGATAAGATCCTTGCCAGAAAACTAG
- a CDS encoding M42 family metallopeptidase yields the protein MTTIRNMKLLEELSLTPAISGNEEKMREIISRELESCTDEIETDEMGNLITTKKGEEGAPTVMLASHMDEIGLMVKYIDDNGFIKFIKIGGINDQMLINQAVIIHSANGKVPGVIGSKPPHVTKPEERNKVIKYTEMFIDIGANNKEEAEEMVSIGDMITFRSFFEEYPNNKVMGKALDNRIGCYVMMEVMKRVESRATIYGVGTVQEEVGLKGAKVSSYTLNPDYAFALDTTLCGDHPGITIEEAPCKMGEGPAVILADRSGDGIITPKVMKDMIINASKKNDIGIQLEVSDGGTTDGTAIHLNREGITTGVISVPTRYIHTPVSVASAEDIENTIELMLAILNNI from the coding sequence ATGACAACAATAAGAAATATGAAACTATTAGAAGAACTCAGTTTAACACCTGCAATATCAGGAAACGAAGAAAAAATGCGTGAAATAATAAGCAGAGAACTGGAAAGTTGCACAGATGAAATAGAAACTGATGAAATGGGAAACTTAATCACCACAAAAAAAGGTGAAGAAGGAGCACCAACAGTAATGCTAGCATCACACATGGACGAAATCGGTTTAATGGTAAAATACATTGACGACAACGGTTTTATCAAGTTCATAAAAATTGGTGGAATCAACGATCAAATGCTGATAAACCAGGCAGTAATCATACACTCAGCAAACGGCAAAGTACCTGGAGTAATAGGATCCAAACCACCACATGTAACAAAACCAGAAGAAAGAAACAAAGTAATAAAATACACGGAAATGTTCATCGACATAGGTGCAAACAACAAAGAAGAAGCAGAAGAAATGGTATCCATTGGAGATATGATAACCTTCAGAAGTTTCTTCGAAGAATATCCTAACAATAAGGTTATGGGAAAAGCATTAGATAACAGGATTGGATGCTATGTGATGATGGAAGTGATGAAAAGAGTTGAAAGTCGTGCAACAATTTATGGAGTTGGAACTGTTCAGGAAGAAGTAGGACTGAAAGGGGCAAAAGTGTCAAGTTACACATTAAATCCGGACTACGCGTTTGCACTAGACACAACATTATGTGGAGACCACCCTGGAATAACAATAGAAGAAGCACCATGTAAGATGGGAGAAGGACCTGCAGTAATACTTGCAGACAGGTCCGGGGATGGAATAATCACTCCTAAGGTCATGAAGGACATGATAATAAATGCTTCAAAAAAGAATGATATTGGCATACAATTAGAAGTAAGTGATGGTGGAACAACCGATGGAACGGCCATACACTTGAACCGGGAAGGAATTACCACTGGTGTGATAAGTGTACCTACCAGGTATATTCATACACCTGTAAGTGTGGCAAGTGCAGAGGATATTGAAAATACCATCGAATTGATGTTAGCAATACTAAACAACATTTAA